Below is a window of Nicotiana tabacum cultivar K326 chromosome 19, ASM71507v2, whole genome shotgun sequence DNA.
GTGAAAATTGATCAAACTATAAGAAAAATAGGGAATGTTCATACTATAGCCTCAGAACAATAAAAAACCAAAACATTAAATCATTGAAACTTCAATAATTATACGGATGAAAGTTATTTAAGTGACCAGATTGCTTCTATATTGAAATCTTTGAATCTTACCTTGTAATTTCTCCTGTACAATTTCATTGCAGATGAATGTGCAAGTAACATGTTATGAACAACAATATAAGGCTCAGTAGACGAATTCCCTCTAGAGCAATTAACTCCAAAAGGTGGAGAACAGCGTCCCGGAGGAGTGATGCCAATATCATAACCTCCGATCGCAAATATATTGGCCTCGTTAATGGTGGTCCAATACATCACCCGGTCACCAAATTCCTTGAAGCATACCTCTGCATATGCAGTGAAGTCCTTCCTAAAGTCGATATCAAATTCTACTGTTGAAGTTAATCGTATCTGATGGACTGATACTAAAACTGATATATGAGTAAACAGGTTAAAAATAAGCTATAGACATACACAATCTTTCGGCTTAACCATCCCCCGTATTCATCTTCAAGTACCTGCGGTAGATCACTGTGAAATAGTGTAACATGTGGTTGAATACCTGCAATATTAAAAGATATGAAACACTTTTAATACACTCTTCAGAGGAATCTCGAAGTGCagttttttgcttttcttttttctctataTGTGTAATCGACAAAAAGTACTGAAATTGCCAAGAAATTTGGTATGACCGTGGCTGATAAGTTCATCAATGTAATTGTTGTAAAACTGTAAACCCTTTGGATTTATAGGTCCTCTTCCACCTGGAAAGAGAACAAACACGGCATCAAAGGGGATGGAAATAAGAGAATAACGTGAGGTGTTTTCAAGTAGTATCAAGGGGCTAAACCTACCAGGAATAAGTCTAGACCATGAAATAGAGAACCTGTAGGCTTCTAAGCCTGTGTCGACCATAAATAGGACATCTTCCTGCCACGGAAATTTGATGAACTCAAAATCCCTTTCTTTAGGAAAAAACTGATTGAACTTAAGTGCTACCAACTTTTTACAAGACGTAAAGAACAAACCATTTCTTGAAGACCAAAatgggcagcccggtgcactaagctcccgctagcGCGAGGTtcagggaagggccggaccacaagggtctatcgtacgcagccttaccctgcatttctgcaagaggctgtttccacggctcgaacacgtgacctcctggtcacataaactaaaaataacaaaGACACTACCCCGAACCTAAGATTATGCTATTGTGCGAAGGACTTAACTATGTAAGATCAATTTTAAGAAGCTTAAGCAAATAAGATTCAAGAGTAAGGCTTAAAGAGGCAGAGGCTTAGTTAAATGCTTTTTTTGGCATGTTGTTAAGAGAATGGAAGATAGGAACTTGTAAGAAGTTCAATTGATTCTAAATCCTAAGAATGAAACTGAACAGTTCTCTCAGTTGCTTTTCAAGGAAATCAGTGTGCTACTGATTCTTCATCTATAATTGCTTGTTGTACTTGTCCATTTTAGCTTTGATGTCAATTAAACTTACATGCAAACTACTCTCTCCTTTAACTGCTGATGGCACTGAAATTTGTTATACCGTGTTACTTCATAGCAgtcggggggaggggggagatTTCAAAAGAATCAGATTGAAACAGAGTGATTGTACACACCTTGTATTTGTGGTACAGATCACATGCTATGTCTCCATTGGCTCCACCAGAAAAACCTGGAAGCAATAACTTGAAATATCATATGCCAATCTGCATTAATCTAACTCACAGCATTTGTTTCCTAATAAATAGACTCTAAATTTAAAAGAAAGAAGTGCTCCACATATAAATGATTGTCCAAAAACAGACATATAAATGTACAACTTTCCGTAGTAGTATGCCAGTTTTCTGCACCATAATCAGTGATTGATTGTGCATCACCGAACAACTTCAGTTTGGCAAGAAGCAACTGAATTATAATAAATGAGGGATATTCTTAAAttaggaaagaaaataaaaagaggatGTGTTGGCTTTATCACACATTCAACTTCTCATACATGGAATAGACAAGACTTATTGAGGTTAAAAGATGAAATTTCTCACAAAGCCATATATTATGATTATGCTTTAAATTATTGAAGAGTAAAATGGCCTTAAAATCTCAATTTCCTTTAACTTGTGTTTCTGGTTGCTCCACTACCGTAGATGGAAAAAATGACATTTCAGTCAGGCAATTGTAAAAGGATGTAACAAAGTCTCCGGCATAACAACTATGTAACGCTCACGAGTCACGATGGAAGGGGGCTGATGAAAGCGGATTTAGGATAATGACTGACATGCTTCTAGGGTGTCAAGCTTATGAAGAAAGGGTGTATATGACACTTAATGCAAATCCCACATCGGAAATGAAgctcccgtttggccatagattttgattactttttttgaatttttttttaaaacactgTTTGTTCATAGAATATTatcagtttttgaaaaaaaaaaaattctaagttCCCAAAAACTGGTTTAGGGCAACTTTTGGGTGAAGTTTTTtctttcactcacaaaacttcaagtTTTTTTCTAATAAAATGCATGTacaaacacaatttcaacttccacaaattatttttcaacacaacttcaaatttttgtttttcaagtttcaaccaaatctatatccaaacgctagcgaagaagaaaatgaagtgcTATATAAGACAGTACAAGTTCACATAGTATCTTATGCTTTTGGGCTCGATATGACATAGCTCAAGTGACAAATCCAAGAACCGGTCAGGCCAAAACAGACAATACGAACCATGATTTGGGCTGTAAGACAAACTATTACTGAATTTCAAGATTAATGGGACTATAAAGAGGTCAAGGATGCGAAGCGCATACAGACCAGCATGAGCAAAAGTGTCCCAAATGCTAGGTGTCCTTCCATCTTCAAATGCTTCCCCTTCAACCTTTTCTCAAATATAACCAATCAAAGAGTAAACAATTACTATTCATCAATTACAAACTgattattgaaaaaaaagaaggaagaaatctTTTAACTGACTTGATAGGCAGAAATTCCAGCACCAAAAACAAAACCAGGGGGAAAGTCAGCTCTGCTATAGTGATCTGTACCAAAGACTATCACCAATAAACATTGGATTGAAACAAGCAGCAGCAGAAAACAGTAGTTGGATTGCAGATTTTGAAGCATCATCCTTAATGGATGGCTATTATTAACTCCTCTTACCCACATATACCCTCAAAACTTATTGTATTTCTTGACCCATATATTTGTTAAGTTCCAGTAAACTATGAAAGACAACAATAAGACAACAATGGAAGTGTATGATAGGGACATTTTCCATAGTTTGCAAAGAGAGGGACAAAACGTTGATGTAGAAGTGTATGATTGGGACATTTTCCAgcaagagatttttttttttttttttaattcccctCCCCTAACAATTTTGAAGTGTTAGACATCGCACAAGCAAATTTTGACAAAACTTTTCTCGTCCGctgtttttcctttcaaaagtCTCAGCTTTGACGTCACTACTTCCTAATTCTACAATCCACCCATCCCAGAAAAAAATGCATTTTTTTGTATTTGGTATCGCCgaatttaattgattttttttatcttttttgtggtctataatatttaattttttagatATCCAGAAGGCATTAATTTTTTTCCAAAGTTGTCCTTAGAAAAAAGAGTTTTGGGTATTTATTATATTCTTAATGAACAAAtttaaaagatagtaaaaattaatatgatcaattttattattaattaatgttaaaaaataaattctttaatatgtgtgaaaataaCTAAAATAATTGACTAGGGGTTAAATAAGAAGTAATTGGGATAAGTCCCAATAAATGTCACTATATGCAAATCCTTGTTTTACTGCCTGTGCATTAAATTCGATTTTTAGGGAACTGCCGACCCTCATTTTCCATGAATCTTGGATTCAAACGGTATGAGAGGAAAAGATCGACttattgtttttaaaagtattttaaatGCTGGTtgaaaatggaaaaagtttattaaaaaattatagaAGGTTGACATAGAGTTAGCAAATTGGATAGTGTTTTAGACACTTTTTAGTATTAAAGATtgattataatgtaatgttagaaCATTGATATGAAGTTAAGAATTGATATGAGGTAAAGAAAATTTAGAACACTAATATGAAGTTAAGAATTGATATGAGGTAAGCAAAAGAGACGATTTTTGGGTGAAAAATATATACTATTTTTAAATATACTTTCTGGTAATTGAACATCAAAAGTGACTTACTTTTGAAAATTTAattttcaaaaagaatttttccGTGGAGTATGAGGTTCTAGAAATGAGTTTGCTTCAGCTTGACAACGAAATTCAAATTCTTCACGAGTAGACTCGATTCGGATTAGACAAATTGGACTCTAGATCTTTAATGGAGATGAGGTTTTtgcaacccaaaaaaaaaaaaagtaaaagaagaaaaaggaaaagagagataAGTGCACGAAAATCAAGGGATGTGATTTTTAATCATTGCTTTATTTAATACTACACCCGTCTCAAATTATCTTTCATGATTCTCTTGTACacaccatttttaaaaaaattagttcAGAGagaattttgactattttactctCATTCATGTCTTAATATATACTTTattttcattaaatattttttcaatttatGTGTCATCTCCATCAATATTATATAGTATTGAGTGCTGGCCAGTCAAGAAATCTCATGTCGAGAAGATGAAAGTAATagaaatgagaatgttgagatgAAAGTGTGTACATAACGGGAAAGATACGATTAagaatgaagttattagggacaaggtgggAGTGGTCCATGTGGAAGACAAACTACGAAAATCGAGGTTGAGATAGTTCGGGCACGTGATGAGGAGAGGAGAGACATAAATGCTCCGGTtaagaggtgtgagaggttgaccatggCGAGTCTGAGGaagggtagaggtaggcctaagaagtacttgggagaggtgattaggcaggatatggcgttgcttcagcttaccgaggatatgaccctcgataggaaggtgtggaggtcgagaattatgGTCGAATGTTGATAGGTGGCAGAGGGTTTCTCCTAGTCTTACTGGTAGTATTAGTAATATTTATATACATTTTTGCTCCTTGATCTTTTTTATTACACGTGTGTCATTCTTACCAGTAGTATTCTTGTATTTCTTATCTCTACATCTTTGTTATTACACATTATGTCTTTATTTTTTagcttgttattgttattgttggttgCTTCCTT
It encodes the following:
- the LOC107778884 gene encoding beta-glucosidase 11 isoform X1, coding for MWVRGVNNSHPLRMMLQNLQSNYCFLLLLVSIQCLLVIVFGTDHYSRADFPPGFVFGAGISAYQVEGEAFEDGRTPSIWDTFAHAGFSGGANGDIACDLYHKYKEDVLFMVDTGLEAYRFSISWSRLIPGGRGPINPKGLQFYNNYIDELISHGIQPHVTLFHSDLPQVLEDEYGGWLSRKIVKDFTAYAEVCFKEFGDRVMYWTTINEANIFAIGGYDIGITPPGRCSPPFGVNCSRGNSSTEPYIVVHNMLLAHSSAMKLYRRNYKSTQHGLVGFNIYGLWCVPYTNSRADVNAAERANEFYTGWIMNPLIFGDYPSVMKKAAGTRIPSFTKYEAKLVMGSVDFIGLNHYTTASVKDRSSSIEKHSRDFSADIEADISLGALAADQYPVIPSGLYEFLEYLKEAYGNPPIYIQENAGQKTRRNGTLNDTARIEYLHAYIGSVLDAVRNGSDTRGYFAWSFLDGLELLGGYGPSYGLYYVDLDDKELTRYPKLSAYWYANFLKGKSSITSAASK
- the LOC107778884 gene encoding beta-glucosidase 11 isoform X2, which produces MWVRGVNNSHPLRMMLQNLQSNYCFLLLLVSIQCLLVIVFGTDHYSRADFPPGFVFGAGISAYQVEGEAFEDGRTPSIWDTFAHAGFSGGANGDIACDLYHKYKEDVLFMVDTGLEAYRFSISWSRLIPGGRGPINPKGLQFYNNYIDELISHGIQPHVTLFHSDLPQVLEDEYGGWLSRKIVKDFTAYAEVCFKEFGDRVMYWTTINEANIFAIGGYDIGITPPGRCSPPFGVNCSRGNSSTEPYIVVHNMLLAHSSAMKLYRRNYKSTQHGLVGFNIYGLWCVPYTNSRADVNAAERANEFYTGWIMNPLIFGDYPSVMKKAAGTRIPSFTKYEAKLVMGSVDFIGLNHYTTASVKDRSSSIEKHSRDFSADIEADISLGALAADQYPVIPSGLYEFLEYLKEAYGNPPIYIQENGQKTRRNGTLNDTARIEYLHAYIGSVLDAVRNGSDTRGYFAWSFLDGLELLGGYGPSYGLYYVDLDDKELTRYPKLSAYWYANFLKGKSSITSAASK
- the LOC107778884 gene encoding beta-glucosidase 11 isoform X3 encodes the protein MWVRGVNNSHPLRMMLQNLQSNYCFLLLLVSIQCLLVIVFGTDHYSRADFPPGFVFGAGISAYQVEGEAFEDGRTPSIWDTFAHAGFSGGANGDIACDLYHKYKEDVLFMVDTGLEAYRFSISWSRLIPGGRGPINPKGLQFYNNYIDELISHGIQPHVTLFHSDLPQVLEDEYGGWLSRKIVKDFTAYAEVCFKEFGDRVMYWTTINEANIFAIGGYDIGITPPGRCSPPFGVNCSRGNSSTEPYIVVHNMLLAHSSAMKLYRRNYKSTQHGLVGFNIYGLWCVPYTNSRADVNAAERANEFYTGWIMNPLIFGDYPSVMKKAAGTRIPSFTKYEAKLVMGSVDFIGLNHYTTASVKDRSSSIEKHSRDFSADIEADISLGALAADQYPVIPSGLYEFLEYLKEAYGNPPIYIQENAMFCLIQ